A stretch of the Chlorobiota bacterium genome encodes the following:
- the nfo gene encoding deoxyribonuclease IV: MTIKNRVQALGAHTSIAGGLHLAIENSRIFNGTALQIFSKNNNQWQGKVITHEMIDLWNEALSKSPIREIAIHDSYLINLCSPDDSTLEKSKEAFLDEHLRAEMLGIRLLNFHPGAAVTRSLAESISLVAENINIIHDKTKNQRTISVIELTAGQGTTLGSKFEEVAEIINLIEDKNRVGVCIDTCHIFAAGYDIRTKLSYEKTIEEFDKIIGLNNLKLIHLNDSKQGLGSRKDRHEHIGKGNIGIDGFKFIMQDNRLIDVPMVIETPKEKELLEDIDNIKLLRSLALHLD; the protein is encoded by the coding sequence ATGACAATAAAAAATAGAGTTCAAGCTTTAGGTGCGCATACTTCAATAGCTGGAGGGTTGCATTTAGCAATTGAAAATTCAAGGATTTTTAATGGAACTGCATTGCAAATATTTTCAAAGAATAATAATCAATGGCAAGGTAAGGTAATAACACATGAAATGATAGATTTGTGGAATGAAGCATTATCTAAATCTCCTATTAGAGAAATTGCAATTCACGATTCTTATCTCATTAATTTATGTTCACCTGATGATTCTACTTTAGAGAAATCGAAAGAAGCATTTTTAGATGAACATTTAAGAGCAGAAATGCTTGGCATCAGATTGTTAAATTTTCACCCAGGTGCCGCTGTAACAAGGTCTTTAGCAGAATCAATTTCTTTAGTAGCTGAAAATATTAACATTATTCATGATAAAACTAAAAATCAGAGAACAATTTCTGTAATAGAATTAACTGCTGGACAAGGTACCACCTTAGGATCAAAATTTGAAGAGGTTGCAGAAATTATTAATTTGATTGAAGATAAAAATAGAGTTGGAGTTTGTATAGACACTTGTCACATCTTTGCTGCTGGATATGATATTAGAACTAAACTATCTTATGAGAAAACGATTGAAGAATTTGATAAAATTATTGGGTTAAACAATCTAAAATTAATTCATTTAAATGATTCTAAACAAGGGCTTGGATCTAGAAAAGATAGACATGAACATATTGGTAAAGGAAATATTGGTATCGATGGGTTTAAGTTTATTATGCAGGACAATAGGTTAATAGATGTTCCAATGGTTATTGAAACACCAAAGGAAAAAGAGTTATTAGAAGATATTGATAATATAAAATTATTGAGAAGTTTGGCTTTACATCTGGATTAG
- a CDS encoding glycosyltransferase, translated as MHLLGITSRLPYPLTDGAKICMYRIIKGLSELGHTVDIVAIDEIDIDVKYMDSYCKIYKVLEKPISRDIGALLTLFSKNPYTQIKKNHKSAYTLIDSLVKKNNYSAVYSDQSHVAQYGSYVKKKYNIPFVLRFHNMEHEIYERVAKNEKNILFKNYLIQQSKKWKRFEIEQATLADASATITERDKITLQNYVPNAVVNTVTASIDLNDFPYSSIENRKQNTLLMIGSDMNWAPNKDSVVWFVNKILPLILKDSPDTIFYLVGDNPPLDELPLPNKNFVMLGKNSNIKELYSTISVGIVPLRLGGGMRIKILEMMSAGMPFVSTSIGAEGNFAAPNEHYLLGNTEIEFAKSTIQLLKSKELQNILSINSNEFVHKNYSDKSTIKVFEELLTNAVLNFNKNVKN; from the coding sequence ATGCACTTACTTGGAATAACTTCAAGACTCCCTTATCCTTTAACTGATGGTGCAAAAATTTGCATGTACAGAATTATTAAAGGTTTGTCTGAACTTGGTCATACAGTTGATATTGTTGCAATTGATGAAATTGATATTGATGTAAAATATATGGATTCATATTGCAAAATATATAAAGTATTAGAAAAACCTATTTCAAGAGATATTGGAGCTTTGTTAACTTTATTTAGTAAAAATCCATACACACAAATTAAAAAAAATCACAAATCAGCTTATACTTTAATAGACTCACTTGTAAAAAAAAATAATTATTCTGCTGTATATTCAGATCAATCACATGTAGCTCAATATGGATCTTATGTCAAAAAAAAATATAATATTCCATTTGTATTAAGGTTTCATAACATGGAACACGAAATATATGAAAGGGTAGCAAAGAATGAAAAAAATATACTATTTAAAAATTATTTAATTCAACAATCAAAAAAATGGAAAAGGTTTGAAATCGAACAAGCTACACTTGCAGATGCTTCTGCAACTATAACAGAAAGGGATAAGATTACATTGCAAAATTATGTTCCCAATGCTGTTGTTAATACGGTAACGGCATCTATTGATTTAAATGATTTCCCTTATTCAAGTATTGAGAATAGAAAACAAAATACATTATTAATGATTGGGAGTGATATGAATTGGGCTCCAAATAAAGATTCTGTTGTTTGGTTTGTGAACAAGATATTACCCTTAATTTTAAAAGATAGCCCTGATACAATTTTCTATTTGGTTGGTGATAATCCTCCATTGGATGAATTACCTTTGCCTAATAAAAACTTTGTGATGCTTGGTAAAAATTCGAATATTAAAGAATTGTATTCTACAATTTCTGTTGGTATAGTTCCACTTAGATTAGGTGGAGGAATGAGAATAAAAATACTTGAAATGATGTCAGCAGGTATGCCGTTTGTAAGCACTTCGATTGGTGCTGAAGGTAATTTTGCAGCTCCTAATGAACATTATTTATTAGGAAATACTGAAATCGAATTTGCAAAATCTACTATCCAGTTATTAAAAAGTAAGGAATTACAGAATATACTATCAATAAATTCAAATGAATTTGTTCATAAGAATTATTCAGATAAAAGTACTATCAAGGTATTTGAGGAATTGCTCACAAATGCAGTTTTAAATTTTAATAAAAACGTCAAAAATTGA
- the acs gene encoding acetate--CoA ligase, producing MKSSIQKKKNLTSKLHEESILSVQKVGEVVSKPVEFKTNGDLNSFEEYKKIYHKAKKNPNKFWGEIANKLYWKKPWTNVLKWKPPFAKWFIDGKTNLSYNCLDVHLATSRRNKAAIIFENEIGGTRTLTYSQLHTEVCKFANVLLLLGIKKNDTVGIYMGMVPEAVIAMLACARIGVIHNVVFGGFSAEALKERMIDSNAKLIVTTDGTYRKGELVNLRKTVDKATKELVEIQSIIVLNRNSLKIKLDKNREYDWDDLMKNVNEKNEAKWLDSEHPLFVLYTSGSTGKPKGIFHTLGGYMTWVYYTCKNVFDLSDNDIYWCTADIGWITGHSYVTYGPLLNGATIFMYEGALNYPSADRIWDIIERNKINILYTAPTAIRSFMRLGDENPNKHNLSSLRLLGTVGEPINPEAWLWYFNVIGKKRCPIVDTWWQTETGGIMISSLPGATPMKPGSASLPLPGIQADVVRRDGSSCKPDEGGLLVIKSPWSSMLRNIWGDKERYKKTYFGDFKDWYFTGDGARKDKDGYFWIMGRVDDVVNVSGHRLGTAEVESALVSHKSVAESAVIAKPDEIKGNSLVAFVTLKVGTKATTELKEILKNHVSSEIGSIAKPDEIRFTDSLPKTRSGKIMRRLLREIATNGHIIGDTTTLEDYSSLEKLRDDED from the coding sequence ATGAAATCATCTATCCAAAAGAAAAAGAATTTAACTTCAAAATTACATGAAGAGTCAATTTTATCTGTCCAGAAAGTTGGTGAAGTAGTTTCAAAGCCAGTAGAATTTAAAACAAATGGTGATTTAAACTCTTTTGAAGAATATAAAAAAATATACCATAAGGCTAAGAAAAATCCTAATAAATTTTGGGGTGAAATTGCAAATAAATTGTACTGGAAAAAACCTTGGACTAATGTTTTAAAATGGAAACCACCATTTGCAAAATGGTTTATAGACGGAAAAACTAATTTATCTTACAATTGTTTAGATGTCCATTTAGCAACATCAAGAAGAAACAAAGCTGCAATAATATTTGAGAATGAAATTGGTGGAACCCGCACTTTAACTTATTCTCAGCTCCATACTGAAGTATGTAAATTTGCAAATGTATTATTATTATTAGGGATAAAAAAAAATGATACAGTAGGGATTTATATGGGTATGGTTCCAGAAGCAGTGATTGCAATGTTGGCTTGTGCTAGAATTGGAGTAATTCATAACGTAGTGTTTGGAGGGTTTAGTGCAGAAGCTCTAAAAGAAAGAATGATAGATTCTAATGCCAAGTTAATTGTAACAACTGATGGCACATACAGAAAAGGTGAGTTAGTTAATTTAAGAAAAACTGTAGATAAAGCAACTAAAGAATTAGTTGAAATTCAAAGTATAATAGTACTCAATAGAAATTCTTTGAAAATTAAATTGGATAAGAATAGAGAATATGATTGGGATGATTTAATGAAAAATGTAAACGAAAAAAATGAAGCTAAATGGTTAGATAGTGAACACCCTTTATTTGTGTTATACACTTCTGGATCAACTGGTAAACCAAAAGGGATATTCCATACTTTAGGAGGCTACATGACTTGGGTTTATTATACTTGTAAAAATGTTTTTGATTTATCTGATAACGATATTTATTGGTGTACAGCAGATATAGGTTGGATAACTGGACACTCCTACGTTACTTACGGACCATTGTTAAATGGAGCAACAATTTTTATGTATGAAGGTGCTTTGAATTATCCTTCTGCTGATAGGATATGGGATATTATTGAAAGGAATAAAATCAATATTTTGTATACTGCACCAACTGCAATCAGATCATTTATGCGACTAGGAGATGAAAATCCAAATAAACATAATTTATCATCATTAAGGTTATTAGGTACAGTTGGAGAACCAATAAATCCAGAAGCATGGTTATGGTATTTTAATGTTATAGGAAAAAAAAGATGTCCTATTGTTGATACTTGGTGGCAGACTGAAACAGGTGGAATAATGATTTCATCATTACCTGGAGCAACTCCAATGAAACCAGGCTCTGCATCATTGCCATTACCTGGAATACAAGCAGATGTTGTAAGGCGTGATGGAAGTTCTTGTAAACCAGATGAAGGTGGATTATTAGTAATCAAATCTCCATGGAGCTCAATGTTAAGGAATATTTGGGGTGATAAAGAAAGATATAAAAAAACTTATTTTGGAGACTTCAAAGATTGGTATTTTACTGGTGATGGAGCAAGAAAAGATAAAGATGGCTACTTTTGGATCATGGGTAGGGTTGATGATGTTGTAAATGTTTCAGGTCATAGGCTCGGTACAGCAGAAGTTGAATCTGCTTTAGTTTCTCATAAGTCTGTTGCTGAGAGTGCAGTAATTGCAAAACCCGATGAGATTAAAGGTAATTCTCTTGTTGCTTTTGTTACTCTTAAGGTTGGAACAAAAGCAACTACTGAACTTAAAGAAATATTGAAAAATCATGTTAGTTCTGAAATAGGATCTATTGCAAAACCAGATGAGATTAGATTTACAGATTCTCTACCAAAAACTAGATCTGGTAAAATAATGAGAAGGCTTTTAAGAGAAATTGCAACTAATGGTCATATTATTGGAGATACAACTACACTTGAAGATTATTCTTCGTTGGAAAAACTTAGAGATGATGAAGACTAA
- the thiD gene encoding bifunctional hydroxymethylpyrimidine kinase/phosphomethylpyrimidine kinase, giving the protein MIALTIAGSDSGAGAGIQADLKTFSALNVYGVSVITSVTSQNTLRVDDVFDLPLNVIASQFKSIIDDFKIDVIKIGMLSSSDIVKQIVSEISKLEYKIPIVLDPVLVSTSGDSLVKDTSIIAQKNLLFPIITILTPNIIEASIISNMKILTLDDMKESIKIIHKIGVKNVLIKGGHLIFNGNCIDILFDGENYYEFCLPHIAAQDVHGTGCTLSSAIAGNLAKGYNLISSIKKAKDYVHGAIKHSRMVGNGNNPLYHEWMNFKSDNLT; this is encoded by the coding sequence ATGATAGCATTGACTATTGCAGGTTCTGATAGTGGAGCAGGTGCAGGGATACAAGCGGATTTAAAAACTTTTTCAGCCTTAAATGTTTATGGTGTTTCTGTTATAACTTCTGTTACTTCTCAAAATACTTTAAGAGTTGACGACGTTTTTGATTTGCCATTAAATGTTATTGCCTCACAATTCAAATCAATAATTGATGATTTTAAAATTGATGTAATAAAAATTGGAATGCTTTCTAGTTCTGATATTGTAAAACAAATTGTTTCTGAAATTTCTAAATTAGAATATAAAATTCCTATTGTACTTGATCCTGTATTAGTTTCTACTAGTGGTGATTCTTTAGTAAAAGATACCTCAATAATTGCTCAAAAGAATCTACTTTTTCCAATAATAACTATTTTAACACCAAATATAATTGAGGCTTCTATAATTTCTAATATGAAAATTTTAACTTTAGATGATATGAAAGAGTCTATAAAAATTATTCACAAAATAGGAGTTAAAAATGTACTTATTAAAGGAGGTCATTTAATATTTAATGGAAATTGTATTGATATATTATTTGATGGTGAAAATTATTATGAGTTTTGCTTACCACATATTGCAGCTCAAGATGTTCATGGTACTGGATGTACGCTTTCATCTGCTATTGCTGGGAATTTAGCAAAAGGATATAATTTGATAAGTTCAATAAAAAAGGCTAAAGATTATGTTCATGGAGCTATTAAACATTCCCGAATGGTTGGTAATGGTAACAATCCATTATATCATGAATGGATGAATTTTAAAAGTGATAATTTAACTTAA
- the holA gene encoding DNA polymerase III subunit delta, translating into MPLISQDSLETQINKNKLSPMYFLFGEEELLIEDSLESLVSVAVEETNKSFNYDVLNSNDNNINDILERVNSYPIMANKRVVVIKDIDKFYPTKSKQDISNSIIKYLKNPLEFTTLIMISNNSDFLGKGKSIARNPFNIIIECSQSVHFKKIYERELPSWISLRVKKRSREIAPEAIEALISYAGTSLRIIDNEIEKLLTFTGLRKKITFEDIEKIVGSSKENNIFELQKAIGERKIVSSSSILANMLRLGESEQLIISMLTRYFSVLWRLTELKIKTRDTLELGRSLGISSFFINEYLAACNKFSYSEIKDTFNILQKTDFKLKSTSIDSDAIMQLMLISIIDGKDYMIS; encoded by the coding sequence ATGCCGTTAATTAGTCAAGATAGTTTAGAAACTCAAATTAATAAAAACAAACTTTCACCAATGTATTTTTTATTTGGTGAAGAAGAATTGCTTATTGAAGATAGTCTTGAGAGCCTTGTTAGTGTTGCTGTTGAGGAAACTAACAAATCATTTAATTATGATGTTTTGAATAGCAACGATAATAATATTAACGATATTTTGGAGAGAGTAAACTCTTATCCAATTATGGCAAATAAAAGAGTTGTTGTAATCAAAGATATTGATAAATTTTACCCTACTAAATCAAAACAGGATATAAGTAATTCAATAATTAAATACTTAAAAAATCCATTAGAATTTACAACTTTAATAATGATTTCTAACAATTCTGATTTTCTTGGGAAAGGAAAATCAATTGCAAGGAATCCGTTTAATATAATAATAGAATGTTCACAATCTGTTCACTTTAAAAAAATATATGAAAGAGAATTACCTTCTTGGATTTCATTAAGGGTAAAAAAAAGAAGTAGGGAAATAGCACCAGAAGCAATTGAAGCTTTAATAAGTTATGCAGGAACATCTTTGAGAATTATTGATAATGAAATTGAGAAGTTGTTAACTTTTACTGGTTTAAGAAAAAAAATAACTTTTGAAGATATTGAGAAAATTGTAGGCTCTTCGAAAGAAAATAATATTTTTGAATTACAAAAAGCAATAGGTGAAAGAAAAATTGTCTCTTCTTCTTCTATACTTGCAAATATGCTTAGACTAGGAGAATCTGAGCAGTTAATTATTTCTATGTTAACAAGGTATTTTTCTGTTCTATGGAGGTTAACTGAACTTAAAATTAAAACACGAGATACTTTGGAATTAGGACGATCATTAGGAATTTCAAGTTTTTTTATAAATGAGTATTTAGCTGCTTGTAACAAGTTTAGTTATTCAGAAATAAAAGATACATTTAATATATTACAAAAAACTGATTTCAAACTAAAATCAACTTCGATAGATTCTGATGCTATAATGCAACTTATGCTAATTTCAATAATTGATGGAAAGGATTATATGATTTCTTAA
- a CDS encoding alpha/beta fold hydrolase, which produces MSIILFIHGALGSKNQFEKIENSLDNKFETYSINLSGHGGNTFKNEFNIENFSLEIIEWMDKSSLDKINIFGYSMGGYIGLWLMRYFPERIDKLFTYGTKLKWNKEEVLLQTKFLNPEITELKVPEYSMQLKNVHGKENWKNVMLNTEKLMWSLATNHLEIEDFQMIKNDVLLTLGSLDKMVTFEETKYVQNTLINSKVKVFENQPHQFENVNFELLKSEIELFF; this is translated from the coding sequence ATGTCAATTATACTTTTTATTCATGGTGCTCTAGGGAGTAAAAATCAATTTGAAAAAATAGAAAATTCTTTGGATAATAAGTTTGAAACTTATTCTATCAATTTGTCTGGCCACGGTGGAAATACTTTTAAAAATGAATTCAATATTGAAAATTTCAGTTTAGAAATAATAGAATGGATGGACAAATCTTCATTAGATAAGATAAATATTTTTGGGTATAGCATGGGTGGTTACATTGGTTTATGGTTAATGAGGTATTTCCCAGAAAGAATTGACAAATTGTTTACTTATGGAACTAAATTAAAGTGGAATAAAGAAGAGGTTCTTCTTCAAACAAAATTTCTTAATCCTGAGATCACAGAGTTAAAAGTTCCGGAATATTCAATGCAATTAAAGAACGTACACGGAAAAGAGAATTGGAAAAATGTAATGTTGAATACAGAAAAATTGATGTGGAGTTTGGCAACTAATCACCTAGAAATAGAAGATTTTCAAATGATAAAAAATGATGTTCTCTTAACTCTTGGAAGTCTGGATAAAATGGTGACATTTGAAGAAACTAAATATGTTCAAAATACTTTGATTAATTCTAAGGTCAAAGTTTTTGAAAATCAACCACATCAATTTGAGAACGTTAATTTTGAGTTATTAAAATCTGAAATTGAATTATTTTTTTAA
- the hemL gene encoding glutamate-1-semialdehyde 2,1-aminomutase, with the protein MMIINKSNNLFERAKKVIPGGVNSPARAFKSVGGKPIFFESAFGSNLTDVDGNNYIDYVGSWGPFILGHNHPIVIEALSKQILKAVSFGAPCEAEVELAEFLCKNIPTLEMVRMVSSGTEATMSAIIVARGYTGFDKIIKFEGCYHGHGDSFLIKAGSGLMTLGEPNSPGVTKGTAQDTLVANFNDIESVKNLFKLNDDKIAAVIIEPICGNMGVIKSNPVFLKNLRELCTEKGTVLIFDEVMTGFRVAFGGASEVYGIIPDMVTYGKIIGGGLPVGAYGGKSYLMEKVSPLGAVYQAGTLSGNPLAVTAGLATLQTLINENPYPKLEVITNEIESQLKYFGNKYSIDNCINRSGSMITLFFTKSEVVDFNSASSSDTKLFAKFFNGMLSKGIYLPPSQFEAWFVSSTHDTIAIEKTLDAAENVFATL; encoded by the coding sequence ATAATGATTATAAATAAAAGCAATAATTTATTTGAGAGAGCTAAAAAAGTTATTCCTGGAGGTGTAAATTCACCAGCTAGAGCTTTTAAATCTGTTGGTGGAAAACCTATATTTTTTGAATCAGCTTTTGGTTCAAATTTGACAGATGTTGATGGGAATAATTATATTGATTATGTTGGATCTTGGGGACCATTTATTTTAGGTCATAATCATCCAATTGTAATTGAAGCATTATCCAAACAAATTCTAAAAGCTGTAAGTTTTGGAGCTCCTTGCGAAGCTGAAGTTGAGCTTGCTGAATTCCTTTGTAAAAATATCCCAACTCTTGAAATGGTTAGAATGGTTTCAAGTGGTACTGAAGCAACTATGTCTGCAATTATAGTTGCAAGAGGATATACTGGTTTTGATAAGATTATAAAATTTGAAGGTTGCTATCATGGACATGGTGATTCATTTTTAATAAAAGCTGGAAGTGGACTTATGACTCTAGGAGAACCAAACTCACCAGGAGTTACTAAAGGGACAGCACAAGATACATTAGTAGCCAATTTTAATGATATTGAATCTGTAAAAAATTTGTTCAAGTTAAATGATGATAAAATAGCTGCAGTAATAATTGAGCCTATTTGTGGAAATATGGGAGTTATTAAATCTAATCCAGTATTCTTGAAAAATCTTCGAGAACTTTGTACAGAGAAAGGGACTGTATTAATTTTTGATGAAGTGATGACAGGCTTCAGAGTTGCTTTTGGTGGTGCATCAGAAGTATATGGTATTATTCCTGATATGGTTACATATGGTAAAATTATTGGCGGTGGTTTACCTGTTGGTGCATATGGTGGGAAAAGTTATTTAATGGAGAAAGTTTCTCCTTTAGGAGCTGTTTATCAAGCAGGTACTTTATCTGGGAATCCTTTAGCAGTAACTGCTGGTCTTGCAACATTGCAAACATTGATTAATGAAAACCCATATCCTAAATTAGAAGTTATTACAAATGAAATTGAAAGTCAATTAAAATATTTTGGGAATAAATATTCCATCGATAATTGTATTAATAGATCTGGCTCGATGATTACTTTATTTTTTACTAAAAGTGAAGTAGTAGATTTTAACTCTGCATCAAGTTCAGATACTAAATTGTTCGCAAAGTTCTTTAATGGTATGCTTAGTAAAGGAATTTATCTTCCCCCTTCTCAGTTTGAAGCATGGTTTGTTTCTAGTACCCATGATACTATTGCTATTGAAAAAACACTAGATGCTGCTGAAAATGTTTTTGCAACTTTGTAA